Proteins found in one Methylococcus sp. EFPC2 genomic segment:
- a CDS encoding DUF1778 domain-containing protein, with product MPRDTTRSARLEARISPDVLAIVKRAAELQGRSISDFVVAAAQEKAQQTIEESSVLRLSLEDQRRFVDLLLTPPAPKPALQRAAQAHAELIQGS from the coding sequence ATGCCCAGAGATACCACCCGCAGCGCCCGGCTCGAAGCGCGCATTTCTCCGGACGTGCTGGCCATCGTCAAACGCGCTGCCGAACTCCAAGGCCGCAGTATCAGCGACTTCGTCGTGGCGGCGGCACAGGAAAAGGCGCAACAGACGATAGAGGAAAGCAGCGTGCTCCGACTGTCCTTGGAAGACCAGCGGCGTTTCGTCGATCTACTGCTAACCCCACCCGCACCCAAGCCCGCGCTGCAACGTGCAGCCCAAGCCCACGCCGAATTGATCCAGGGCTCGTGA
- the nifL gene encoding nitrogen fixation negative regulator NifL, producing the protein MPKASYFLTSEACPQGTLHRFCQKLKGYCGGIKTSAPRTAWLPAPASNPLPDIAGPTRTSRQRAKEAARVDALRASLAEEEKRLSLKEALSGALYQLQGPINLVAATQNTLRRRNSDHQHDALIEALQHILDSGLASVATLQNSLPQADTENPAPVNLNQILYEALSLTAPALREHGILVNWHPVPELPPLHGLENRLRVLFKQLIDNAVDAMWQDGGPRRELSFFTCSNGSEIHVCIEDTGPGIPAHLHVKVFEPFFSTRAGETRRHVGMGLTWGREVVNQHRGLIQIDPDYAQGCRIHVRFPLQAPAEPLPLAV; encoded by the coding sequence ATGCCGAAAGCCTCTTACTTCCTGACTTCAGAAGCCTGCCCCCAGGGGACGCTCCACCGTTTTTGCCAGAAGCTCAAGGGCTATTGCGGCGGCATCAAGACCTCCGCCCCCCGCACCGCATGGCTCCCGGCCCCCGCTTCGAACCCGTTGCCCGACATCGCCGGACCCACCCGCACCTCCCGGCAGCGGGCCAAGGAAGCGGCGCGCGTCGATGCGCTCAGGGCCTCCCTGGCCGAGGAAGAAAAAAGGCTGAGCCTGAAAGAAGCCTTGTCCGGCGCGCTTTACCAATTGCAGGGCCCGATCAATCTGGTTGCCGCCACGCAGAACACCTTGCGGCGGCGCAACAGCGATCACCAGCATGACGCCCTCATCGAGGCCTTGCAGCATATCCTCGACTCCGGCCTGGCTTCCGTGGCGACCCTGCAAAACAGCCTTCCTCAGGCCGATACGGAAAATCCGGCGCCGGTGAACCTGAACCAGATCCTGTACGAAGCTCTCTCGCTCACGGCACCGGCGCTGCGCGAACACGGCATCCTGGTCAACTGGCATCCGGTCCCCGAACTGCCGCCCCTGCATGGCTTGGAAAACCGCCTGCGCGTGCTGTTCAAACAGCTCATCGACAATGCCGTCGACGCCATGTGGCAGGACGGCGGCCCGCGCCGGGAGCTGAGCTTTTTCACCTGCTCGAACGGCAGCGAAATCCATGTGTGTATCGAAGATACCGGCCCCGGCATACCCGCTCATCTGCACGTCAAGGTTTTCGAGCCATTTTTCAGTACCCGGGCCGGCGAAACCCGGCGCCATGTCGGCATGGGACTGACCTGGGGACGGGAGGTGGTCAACCAACATCGCGGCCTCATCCAGATCGACCCCGATTATGCCCAGGGCTGCCGCATCCACGTCCGCTTCCCGCTACAGGCGCCGGCCGAGCCGCTACCCCTCGCGGTCTGA
- a CDS encoding bacterioferritin-associated ferredoxin: MYVCICKGVTENQIREAIQGGLCTRKDISRCLKVGTACGKCNQEVRDLLQQTLPAGGPMARSNGEAARVFKMPGRLCLSNEAVARIAESAVCPA, encoded by the coding sequence ATGTACGTTTGCATTTGCAAAGGCGTCACCGAGAACCAGATACGCGAGGCCATCCAGGGCGGCTTATGCACGCGCAAGGACATTTCCCGTTGTCTCAAGGTCGGTACCGCTTGCGGCAAGTGCAATCAGGAGGTCAGGGATTTATTGCAGCAGACGCTGCCGGCCGGCGGCCCGATGGCGCGCTCGAACGGGGAGGCTGCGCGGGTTTTCAAGATGCCCGGTCGTCTGTGCCTGTCGAACGAGGCGGTTGCGCGGATCGCGGAAAGTGCCGTTTGCCCGGCTTGA
- a CDS encoding IscS subfamily cysteine desulfurase, with the protein MKLPIYLDYSATTPVDPRVAEKMIPFLTENFGNPASKSHSFGWTAEQAVENAREEVARLVNADPKEIVWTSGATESDNLAVKGAAYFYETKGRHLITLKTEHKAVLDPMRELESQGFEVTYLDPKPDGLLDLEAFKAAIRPDTSVVSIMHVNNEIGVIQDIVTIGRICREHGVIFHVDAAQSTGKVEIDLEKLPVDLMSFSAHKTYGPKGIGALYVRRKPRIRLKAQMHGGGHERGLRSGTLATHQIVGMGEAFRIAREEMAEESKRIRALRDRLLAGIRDIEEVFINGDLEQRVPHNLNASFNYVEGESLMMAIKDLAVSSGSACTSSSLEPSYVLRALGRSDELAHSSIRFSIGRYTTEADVDYAVAQIKNAVERLRDISPLWEMYKDGIDLNSVQWAAAAH; encoded by the coding sequence ATGAAGTTACCGATTTATCTCGATTACTCGGCGACCACCCCGGTGGATCCCCGCGTCGCGGAAAAGATGATCCCCTTTCTGACCGAAAACTTCGGCAATCCGGCCAGCAAATCGCATAGTTTCGGCTGGACCGCCGAACAGGCGGTGGAGAATGCCCGCGAGGAAGTCGCCAGGCTGGTCAACGCGGATCCCAAAGAAATCGTCTGGACCTCGGGCGCGACCGAGTCCGACAACCTGGCCGTCAAGGGCGCCGCCTATTTCTACGAGACCAAGGGCCGCCATCTGATCACCCTCAAGACCGAGCACAAGGCGGTGCTCGATCCCATGCGCGAACTCGAATCCCAGGGTTTCGAAGTGACCTATCTGGACCCCAAGCCCGATGGCCTGCTGGATCTGGAAGCCTTCAAAGCGGCGATCCGCCCGGACACCTCGGTTGTCTCCATCATGCACGTCAACAACGAAATCGGCGTGATCCAGGATATCGTCACCATCGGCCGGATCTGCCGCGAGCACGGCGTGATCTTCCACGTCGATGCCGCGCAATCCACCGGCAAGGTGGAGATCGACCTGGAAAAACTGCCGGTCGATCTGATGTCCTTCTCCGCCCACAAGACTTACGGCCCCAAGGGCATAGGCGCGCTGTACGTGCGCCGCAAGCCGCGCATCCGCCTGAAGGCACAGATGCACGGCGGCGGCCACGAGCGCGGCCTGCGCTCCGGCACCCTGGCCACCCACCAGATCGTCGGCATGGGCGAAGCCTTCCGCATCGCCCGTGAAGAAATGGCCGAGGAATCCAAGCGCATCCGCGCCCTGCGTGACCGGCTGCTGGCCGGCATCCGGGACATCGAGGAAGTGTTCATCAACGGCGACCTGGAACAGCGGGTGCCGCACAACCTCAATGCCAGTTTCAACTACGTGGAAGGCGAATCCCTGATGATGGCCATCAAGGACCTCGCGGTCTCCAGCGGCTCGGCCTGCACCTCGTCCAGCCTGGAGCCTTCCTACGTGCTGCGCGCCCTGGGGCGCAGCGACGAGCTCGCACACAGTTCGATCCGCTTCAGCATCGGCCGCTACACCACGGAAGCGGATGTCGACTACGCCGTCGCCCAGATCAAGAACGCCGTCGAGCGTCTGCGCGACATTTCCCCGCTGTGGGAAATGTACAAGGACGGCATCGATCTCAACTCGGTCCAATGGGCCGCCGCCGCGCATTAA
- the iscU gene encoding Fe-S cluster assembly scaffold IscU: MAYNDKVIDHYENPRNVGTFDKEEDGVGTGIVGAPACGDVMKLQIKINDEGIIEDAKFKTYGCGSAIASSSLVTEWVKGKTVEQALAIKNTEIAEALALPPVKIHCSVLAEDAIKAAVSDYQAKSGVTEEGYEVCKSAA, from the coding sequence ATGGCTTACAACGACAAGGTCATCGATCACTACGAGAACCCCCGCAACGTCGGGACTTTCGACAAGGAGGAAGACGGCGTGGGCACCGGCATCGTCGGCGCGCCGGCCTGCGGCGACGTCATGAAGCTGCAGATCAAGATCAATGACGAAGGCATCATCGAGGACGCCAAGTTCAAGACTTACGGCTGCGGTTCGGCGATCGCCTCCAGCTCGCTGGTGACCGAATGGGTCAAGGGCAAGACCGTCGAACAAGCCTTGGCCATCAAGAATACCGAAATCGCCGAAGCCCTGGCCCTGCCCCCGGTCAAGATCCACTGCTCGGTACTGGCGGAAGACGCCATCAAGGCGGCCGTGTCCGACTACCAGGCCAAATCCGGCGTGACCGAAGAAGGCTACGAAGTCTGCAAATCCGCCGCATAA
- the erpA gene encoding iron-sulfur cluster insertion protein ErpA, which produces MTAITTTPIQDLTPPGPALFFTSNAASKVSELIAEEGNPELKLRVYVSGGGCSGFQYGFSFEEAVNDDDTSVVTDGVTLLVDPASLQYLAGAEIDYQDGLEGSRFVIKNPNASSSCSCGSSFSVDGGATCSSH; this is translated from the coding sequence ATGACCGCTATCACGACCACCCCCATACAGGATCTGACCCCTCCGGGGCCCGCGCTGTTTTTCACCAGCAACGCCGCCAGCAAGGTGAGCGAACTGATCGCCGAGGAAGGCAATCCGGAGCTCAAGCTTCGGGTCTACGTCTCCGGCGGCGGCTGCTCCGGCTTCCAATACGGCTTTTCCTTCGAGGAAGCCGTGAACGACGACGACACCTCGGTAGTCACCGACGGCGTGACCCTGCTGGTGGATCCCGCCAGCCTGCAGTATCTGGCCGGCGCCGAGATCGACTACCAGGACGGACTGGAAGGCTCGCGTTTCGTCATCAAGAACCCGAATGCCTCCTCGTCCTGCAGCTGCGGCAGCTCCTTCTCGGTCGACGGCGGCGCCACCTGTTCCTCTCACTAA
- the iscA gene encoding iron-sulfur cluster assembly protein IscA, whose translation MAITLTEKAAKQVQKHLTARGAGVGLRLAVKTSGCSGLAYTLEFVDETAAEDQSFESHGVTLLVDPKSLAYLEGTELDFVREGMNEGFKFNNPNVKNQCGCGESFNV comes from the coding sequence ATGGCTATCACTTTGACTGAAAAAGCGGCCAAGCAGGTCCAGAAGCATCTGACGGCACGCGGCGCCGGCGTCGGGCTCAGGTTGGCGGTCAAGACCTCCGGCTGTTCGGGCCTGGCCTATACCCTGGAATTCGTCGACGAAACCGCCGCGGAAGACCAGAGCTTCGAAAGCCACGGCGTCACCTTATTGGTCGACCCCAAGAGCCTGGCCTACCTGGAAGGCACCGAACTGGACTTCGTACGCGAGGGCATGAACGAGGGCTTCAAGTTCAACAACCCCAACGTCAAGAACCAGTGCGGTTGCGGCGAGAGCTTCAACGTCTAG
- the hscB gene encoding Fe-S protein assembly co-chaperone HscB, protein MTPAASGNYFELFQLPQDFRLDLGKLDSHYLELQTRVHPDKSAHLSDAEKRLSLQWATLANEAYQTLKRPLDRARYLLKIHGIDTQEENNTAMPTEFLLEQIEWREELQGAVVLRNLDALERLSARLKTETDSLFDSLGSLLEDERQHPAAAVIVRQLAFLEKLGRDINDALATLED, encoded by the coding sequence ATGACACCGGCAGCGAGCGGCAATTATTTCGAGCTTTTCCAACTGCCCCAGGATTTCCGCCTGGATCTGGGCAAGCTCGACAGTCACTACCTGGAACTGCAAACGCGCGTGCATCCGGACAAGTCGGCGCATCTGAGCGACGCCGAAAAACGCCTCTCCCTGCAATGGGCCACCCTCGCGAACGAGGCTTACCAGACGCTTAAACGGCCGCTGGACCGGGCCCGTTATCTGCTGAAAATCCACGGAATCGATACGCAGGAAGAAAACAACACGGCGATGCCGACCGAGTTCCTGCTGGAACAGATCGAGTGGCGCGAGGAACTGCAGGGCGCCGTAGTGTTGCGCAACCTGGACGCCCTGGAGCGGCTGTCGGCCCGCCTGAAGACCGAAACGGACAGCCTGTTCGATTCGCTCGGCAGCTTGCTCGAGGACGAACGGCAACATCCGGCTGCGGCGGTCATCGTCCGCCAGTTGGCTTTTCTGGAAAAACTCGGCCGCGACATCAACGACGCCCTGGCCACACTGGAGGACTGA